The following are encoded in a window of Manihot esculenta cultivar AM560-2 chromosome 8, M.esculenta_v8, whole genome shotgun sequence genomic DNA:
- the LOC110621755 gene encoding bifunctional monothiol glutaredoxin-S16, chloroplastic: MASISLSPLQTSPSLRVLSSYTPQTAPNLSFYSHSKPSIPFPSTSLKPYTPIIPRSRSRSRSRSLIVPAAVKKISETDLVAVPLTAEEFSQKLPSESGVYAVYDKNDDLQFIGISRNVGASVFSHLKSVPDLCSSVKVGIVDEPDKESLTQAWKSWMEEHIKTTGKVPPGNQSGNATWIRQPPKKKSDLRLTPGRHVQLTVPLEELIGKLVKESQVVAFIKGSRNAPLCGFSQRVIGILETQGIDYESVDVLDEEYNYGLRETLKKYSNWPTFPQIFVNGELIGGCDILTSMHEKGELAGLLKK, from the exons ATGGCCTCCATCAGCCTCTCTCCTTTGCAAACTTCTCCTTCTCTTCGCGTACTATCTTCGTATACTCCTCAAACTGCCCCCAATCTCTCATTCTATTCACACTCTAAGCCTTCCATCCCCTTTCCTTCCACTTCTTTAAAACCCTACACCCCAATTATACCTCGCTCTCGTTCTCGCTCTCGTTCTCGCTCTCTAATTGTCCCGGCAGCCGTCAAGAAAATCTCCGAGACGGACTTAGTAGCCGTGCCTTTAACGGCGGAGGAGTTCTCTCAAAAATTGCCATCAGAATCGGGTGTGTATGCAGTTTACGATAAGAACGATGACCTTCAATTCATTGGCATATCCCGGAACGTTGGGGCTAGCGTTTTCTCTCACCTGAAGTCGGTTCCGGACCTTTGCTCCTCCGTTAAG GTTGGGATAGTAGATGAACCGGATAAAGAGTCACTTACCCAAGCTTGGAAATCATGGATGGAAGAACATATAAAAACCACTGGAAAGGTTCCACCAGGCAATCAATCAGGGAATGCTACGTGGATCAGGCAGCCACCAAAGAAGAAGTCAGATCTTCGGCTTACACCTGGCCGTCATGTTCAGCTAACAGTTCCTCTGGAGGAGCTCATTGGGAAATTGGTCAAGGAGAGCCAGGTGGTGGCCTTTATCAAGGGATCACGAAATGCCCCATTATGTGGATTCTCTCAAAGGGTAATTGGCATTCTTGAAACCCAAGGAATTGATTATGAGAGTGTAGACGTGCTGGATGAAGAATATAATTATGGATTGAGAGAGACGCTGAAGAAGTATAGCAACTGGCCTACATTCCCACAAATTTTTGTCAATGGAGAATTGATAGGAGGATGTGATATATTGACTTCCATGCATGAGAAGGGTGAGCTAGCTGGTTTGTTGAAAAAGTAG